GAGACTTCCCGGTTCCACCTGGCCACGGCGGGGGCTCCCGCTGGATTCGCGCGGAATTAGGGTAGGCATCGCGTAGCGGATGTGAGGTTCCTTGCGGGGGTTGACGATGAGGTCTATGGCTGTGCCGGCTATCTGGTCCAGCGGAACCCGGACAGAGGATAGGGGAGTAGGCAGCCTCGCCGAGAGAGGGGTGTCGTTATATCCAACCAGGGCCAGGTCTTCGCCGACGGTGATTCCGGAACGGTGGGCAGCTGCCATCACGCCCATGGCGATGTTGTCGTTTGCCGCGAACACCGCCGTAGGCCGTTTTTCCGTACTTTTCGACAAGAGAAACTCCCCGGCCGTGTATCCATTTTCGATGCCGTAGCCTGCGGCGATGAGCCAGTCCTTGCGCGCGCTCAGACCCGCTTCATCCAGCGCCCTGCGAGCACCTGTCAGCCGCGCGAGGCCTGAGGACGTGAAGGAGGGCCCGGTGACAACTGCAATATCCTCATGGCCCAGGTCGACCAGGTGGCGAACCGCCAAATAGCCGCCTACCTCGTCGTTACCAAGCGCTGAAGGACTTTCTCCGTCGGTTCTGAGCACCAGTGCGTGGGCGACGCCGCGTTTGCGTAGAAGCCGGGGGAGTTCGTCGTCGAGCCGTGCGGTGGCCAGGATGAGGCCGTCGACGTTGCGGCCCAGGAGTGTTTCGGCCGCCCGTTGTTCGTCGTCGGGATCATCTCCGCTGGTGGCGACCATGGCGAAGTAGCCGCGGGCGGCTGCCGCACGTTCGAGTTCTTCGAACATCAGCGCCATTACCGTGTCGCTCAGGCGCGGGACGAGCACTCCGAGGGTGCGTGTCTCACCGCGGCGAAGACTGGAGGCGAATGAGTTCCGGCGGTATCCGAGTTCCTCGGCCACCTTGCGCACATGTGCAGCTGCCGCGGAGCGCGACGCGGTACGTTCATCCAGGGCGCGGCTGGCGGTGGAGATGCTCACGCCGCTGGCAGCAGCAACGTCTTTGAGTGTGACGATCGTGCCGGGGACGGCCGGTTCCATGGCGGTTCTCCTTATCCAAAGGGGCGTACCAGACACTCTATTCCTCCTTTTTGCAAACGTTCTCTTGACAGTGACGTGGGACACGGTGCAATATTGAAAACGTTCCCGCAAACGTTCTCAGAGTAGCGGGTCTGCCGACCATCAATGAAGACAAGAAGGTAGCTGTAATGACACTCGATCTCCGCGGACTCAGCCCCGCACCTGTCACCCCGTTCACCGAAGATGGCGCTGTCGACTTCGCTGCGATCCAGCGTCTGGGTTCGTGGCTCGGATCGGTTGAGGGCGTGAAGAGCCTCGTCGTCCTGGGGCACGCCGGCGAAGGCACGTTCCTTACCGAAGAGGAGCAGCTGGACGTTATCCGCGCGTTCGTGGCGTCGACCGACGGCCGCGTGCCGGTCGTGGCGGGCATCACGAAGGAGGGCAACAAGACCGCGGCCCTCGAGGCCAAGAAGGCCGTAGAGGCCGGCGCGGCAGCCGGTCTCGTCTACCCCTCGCACGGGTGGCTGCGCTTCGGCTACCAGAAGGGTGCGCCGCAGGCGCGCTACCAGGAAATCTATGACGAGTCCGGTCTGCCGCTGATCCTGTTCCAGTACCCCGACAACACCAAGGCGACCTACGACCTCGACACTCAGCTGGAGATCGCCGGCCAGGAGGGCGTCTTTGCCACGAAGAACGGTGTCCGGAACATGCGCCGCTGGTACACCGAGATCCCCGCGCTGCGCGCCGCGTACCCCGAGCTGCAGGTGCTGTCCTGCCATGACGAGTACCTGCTGCCGACAATGTTCGATGTCGACGGTCTGCTCGTCGGCTACGGCAACATCGCCCCCGAACTGCTCGTCGAACTGATCGAGGCCGGCAAGGCGCAGGACTACAAGCGTGCCCACGCAATTCATGAGCGGCTGCTCCCAGTGACCAAGAACGTTTACCACCGCGGGTCCCACATGGAGGGCACCGTCGCCTTGAAGTGGGGCCTCGTGAACCGCGGCATTCTGGACCACGCCACAGTGCGCACCCCGCTACTGCCCCTGCCGGAAGGCGCCGAAACCGAAATTGCGGAAGCCTTCGCCGCCGCAAACATCGGCAAGGCCACCACCACCGCTGCCGTCTAACTCGGCCCCTCCAGGGTCCTTTACGGGTGGCGGGCCCCTCGGCCCGCCGCCCGTTCCCCAGCTTTTTACTCTCCACCCCGGGCCAACGACGCCCCCCAGCAACGTAGCTGTATAAGGAGGACTCGCCGATGCGCGAGAAGAATAAGACCATCACCAGCCCCGGACCTAGGGAAGAACAGATGGCAACCCAGCAAGGAAACCCGGCCCAAGGCACCACCAAGAAACACCGCACTTTCCTGGGCTACCTCGCCCTCATGGGCCCGGCCTTCGTCGTCGGAGCCTGGCAGTTCGGCCCCGGCAACCTCACCACCGCCGTGCAGGCCGGCAGCCGCTTCGACTACAGCCTCGTCTGGGTCATCGCCGTCTCCACCCTCCTGATGATCTTCTTCACCGACATGAGCGTCCGGCTCGGCATCGTCACACCCACCTCCCTGATCACCTCCATCAAGGAACACCTCGGCAAATGGGTGGGCGTCCTGGCAGGCTTCGGCGTCTTTGGCATCACGCTGATGTTCTCCGTCGGCAACGCCGTCGGATCCGGCCTGGGACTCTCCCTGGTCTTCGGCGGATCCCCGGTCCTCTGGACCGTCGTGTGCACTGCTGCTGTCGGCTTCGTCCTGGCCTTCAAAAACGTCTACGGGATCGTGGAAAAGGCCCTGCTGGTCATCGTTGTCCTCATGGGCCTGGCCTTCATCGCCAGCACCCTCGTCGCCCAACCCGACTGGTACCGCTCCATGGCAGGCATGGTCCCGACACTTCCGCCCGGCAGCGAAATCCTCATCGTCGCCCTCGTCGGCACCAACTTCTCCATCAACGCCGCGTTCTACACCTCCTACGGCATCAAGGAACACCGCCGCACCCGCGCCGACTACCGCGACATCACCCTCGTGGACACCATCCCGGGCATCGTCGCACCCGGCATCATGACCGCACTGGTCATCATGGTCGCCGCCGCCGTGCTCGGCAAGACCGGCGGCGAAGCCGGAACCATTAACGCCCTCGCCTCCGTCTTCGCACCTCTGGCAGGCCCCATCGGCGCCAAGCTCTTCGCCCTCGGCCTCTCCGGAGCCGCGTTCTCATCCATGATCGCCAACGCCACCGCCGGCGGCACCATGTTTTCCGACGGCCTGGGCCGCGGCGCCAAAGCAGGATCACCTACCGCCCGCATCATCACCGGCATGATCCTTGCCTTCGGACTGATCATCACCCTGTCCTTCCAGTCCTCACCCGTGGCACTGATCGTCATCGCCCAGTCCCTCACCGTACTCATCGCACCCGTGCTCGGCGTCCTCATCGTCATCATGGCCAACAGGGCCTCGATCATGGGCGAGCTCCGCAACAAGTGGTGGCAGAACCTCTTCGCCGCCATCGGCCTCATCGCCATCATCGCCTCCTCCATCAGACTCATCACCACCCTCATCGGCTAGAAAGCTCGAAAACCAACAAATAAAGGCAGTGTCCCCGCCAAAAAACGGCGGTGACACTGCCTTTACCTCTGTCGCGTGGCCCGTCAGCGGGCCTGCGATATTACTCGTCCACCGAGGAGGCTTCCGCAGCCAAACTGAGCGGCTCGTCTTTCGGAAGACCGTGCTGCCCTGACGCGCCAGATTACCCACCTTTTCGCTGCACTCCCCGGCTCACTTACAACGCCGATAACGGATCTTCCGTAAACCTGTCGCCGCTTCGGCTGCGGCATAGCGACCGCACCGGTGGGTGAGGAGGGGTTTTATTCCAGCTTGGTGTGGCGCAGGTATTGGTAGACCGTTTCTCTGCTGATCCCGTAGTCACGGGCAAGGAGGGCTTTCGGGACGCCGTTGCCGGCGCGCTGGATCAGTTCGGGGGCCCGTTCCGGTGTGAGGGTCTTTTTCCGTCCTTTGTATGCGCCGCGCTGTTTGGCCAGGGCGATGCCTTCCCTTTGGCGTTCCCTAATGAGGGAGCGTTCGAATTCAGCGAAGGCTCCCATGACGGAGAGCATGAGGTTGGCCATAGGGGAGTCCTCGCCAGTGAAGACCAAGCTCTCTTTGATGAATTCCACCCGCACCCCCTTTAAGGTCAGGTTTTGGACGAGGGCACGCAGGTCATCTAGGTTGCGGGCGAGCCGGTCCATGCTGTGCACCACGACGGTATCCCCGTCGCGGGCAAACCGCAGCAGTTCCATGAGCTGTGGCCTGGTGGTGTCCCTGCCCGAGGCTTTATCCGTAAAGACCCGGTCCAGAACCTGGCCATCGAGCCGGCGCTTCTCGTTCTGGTCCAGTGTGCTCACGCGCACGTATCCGATGCGCTGTCCGCCCACTTATTGCCTCCAACCCTTCGCCTGTGAGGTTGAGTTCTAGACCCGTCCTACAGGGAAGTCAAGACCCGGACCTTCCCTCGTCAGGTTGGGGTGTGCCTATCTGGACGCGTTCCCGGCCCCGGGCGTAATTTCTAGCGCTTCGTATAGGCTGCGGATGAGTTCGGCCGCTTGGGTTTGGAGTGCGGGCGGGTCGGTTTTCGACCAGGCCAGGTAGACGGGGACTGGCGGCGCGTCTCGGACGAGCCGGTAGACCAGGCCGGCCCTTCGGTATTGGTGCGTGGTGGATTCGGCGGTTATGCCGCGGGCTTTGCCGCTGCCGATGACCGTTAGCCAGTCGTCCACGTCATTGGTGACTACCGTTTGAACGGGTTGCGTTCCTTCGGGCCAGAGGTCCAGGCGGGTGCTTCCGGTGCGTACATCAATGGCCAATGTGGCATCGCTGACTTGGGCGAGCGTGACAGTTCGTTTGGCTGCCAGGGGGTCCTCGATTGCCATTGCGCAGTAGCGCTTCTCGTATCCGGTGAGGACGAAGTCGAGGGTTCCTGGTTCCGGGGTGCGGCGCAGGATTGCAAGATCGGTTGTTCCTTCGGCCAGCCCTGCAGTAGGGGTGTTTGTCCTGATGAGCAGCAGGTCTTTGTGGGGGAAGGCGGCGGTCCAGCGGCGTTGGAACTCAGGGGTGTGTCTGCCCAGGGCAGACCAGGCATATCCGATCCTCAGGGTGCTCTTGGAGGAGGAGGCTTCACGCTGAAGATCCTCCAGTGCAGAGAGGGCATGTCGGGCGCGACCTATCACGCGCTTCCCTGCGGGAGTGAGTTCCACGCTGCGGGTGGTCCGTACCAGCAACCGGACTCCTAATGCCCGTTCAAGAGCTGCGACGTTCCGGGAGACGGCGGCCTGGGAAATACCCAGTTCAATGGCCGCGTCGGTGAACGTCCCAACCTCTGTAACCCTGAGGAAGGATCTCAGGTGGCGTATCTCGAAGTCCATGGCCACCAGTCTATTCATGCAGGATCTGCATTAGTCGTCGCTTTTATGCATTATGGGGGAGAGCGGGCCTTGCGGAGAATCCATTCATGGATAAAGCAGGGAAAGGGCGTCAGGGGCGCGCGACCGCCACGCTCGTAGCAAGTGCCCTTTCAAACCAATTGGGTGCGGCCAGTGGCTCGATGGCCTTTCCGGCAGTGGGCCCCGTCGGTGTTGTCGCAGTCCGTCAGCTTGTCGCTGCCGCGGTGCTCCTGCCACTGGTCCGGCCACGAATCCGGGACTTCACACTTTCCCAATGGTGGCCGATACTTCTGCTCGCCTTCGTCTTCGGAACCATGAACCTTTCGCTCTACGCGGCCATCGAGCGGATCGGCTTGGGACTGGCCGTGACGCTGGAATTCCTTGGGCCTCTGGCAGTTGCCTTAGCCACAACCAGAAATAAAGGCAGCATGTTCTGTGCTGCCATTGCTGGTGCGGGCGTTGTTGCCATCACCCAACCCGAGGCTTCCACGGACTATGCCGGAATCGGTCTTGCTCTGATCGCGGCATCGAGCTGGGCTGCGTACATCCTGCTGAACAGAACGGTAGGTAACCGGATACCCGGTGTCCAGGGAACCGCCACCGCAACGGGAGTGTCAGCCGCACTGTTCCTCCCCATCGGGCTCACCGTATTCATCACCCAAAGGCCCGACGCCGCAACGGTCCTTTGCGCCATCGTCGCCGGACTCCTGGCATCCGTCGTGCCCTACATTGCTGACCTGGTAGCGCTGCGCAGCGTCCCCGCTCACCTCTTTGGCGTCCTGATGAGCATCAATCCCGTGTTCGCTGCGGCCATCGGGGCCATCGCCCTCAATGAGGAACTGGGCGCAGTGGAATGGGCCGGGATAGTCCTCATTGTCGGGGCTAACGCCTTCGCTCTGCGCCTTCGGCGATGAAGGGGGAGCGGGCATCAGGCCGATGGGCAGTTATCCCAGCGTGGGCAAAGCCGAGGCAAGTGTGACGTGGAAAGCTGTTCCGCCAAGGACACTCAGAATGGCGTTCCGGCGCCACAGGTGAAGGGCAGCTGTCACTGCAAGTCCTCCGGCTGCAGCGAGGGTGAGGTGGGTGAGTGAGGGCGGGACGTGACGGACGGTGTAGACAACGAGGATGGTCATGATCCCGACGGGCATG
The window above is part of the Pseudarthrobacter sp. NS4 genome. Proteins encoded here:
- a CDS encoding LacI family DNA-binding transcriptional regulator, whose product is MEPAVPGTIVTLKDVAAASGVSISTASRALDERTASRSAAAAHVRKVAEELGYRRNSFASSLRRGETRTLGVLVPRLSDTVMALMFEELERAAAARGYFAMVATSGDDPDDEQRAAETLLGRNVDGLILATARLDDELPRLLRKRGVAHALVLRTDGESPSALGNDEVGGYLAVRHLVDLGHEDIAVVTGPSFTSSGLARLTGARRALDEAGLSARKDWLIAAGYGIENGYTAGEFLLSKSTEKRPTAVFAANDNIAMGVMAAAHRSGITVGEDLALVGYNDTPLSARLPTPLSSVRVPLDQIAGTAIDLIVNPRKEPHIRYAMPTLIPRESSGSPRRGQVEPGSLRP
- a CDS encoding dihydrodipicolinate synthase family protein; amino-acid sequence: MTLDLRGLSPAPVTPFTEDGAVDFAAIQRLGSWLGSVEGVKSLVVLGHAGEGTFLTEEEQLDVIRAFVASTDGRVPVVAGITKEGNKTAALEAKKAVEAGAAAGLVYPSHGWLRFGYQKGAPQARYQEIYDESGLPLILFQYPDNTKATYDLDTQLEIAGQEGVFATKNGVRNMRRWYTEIPALRAAYPELQVLSCHDEYLLPTMFDVDGLLVGYGNIAPELLVELIEAGKAQDYKRAHAIHERLLPVTKNVYHRGSHMEGTVALKWGLVNRGILDHATVRTPLLPLPEGAETEIAEAFAAANIGKATTTAAV
- a CDS encoding Nramp family divalent metal transporter, translating into MREKNKTITSPGPREEQMATQQGNPAQGTTKKHRTFLGYLALMGPAFVVGAWQFGPGNLTTAVQAGSRFDYSLVWVIAVSTLLMIFFTDMSVRLGIVTPTSLITSIKEHLGKWVGVLAGFGVFGITLMFSVGNAVGSGLGLSLVFGGSPVLWTVVCTAAVGFVLAFKNVYGIVEKALLVIVVLMGLAFIASTLVAQPDWYRSMAGMVPTLPPGSEILIVALVGTNFSINAAFYTSYGIKEHRRTRADYRDITLVDTIPGIVAPGIMTALVIMVAAAVLGKTGGEAGTINALASVFAPLAGPIGAKLFALGLSGAAFSSMIANATAGGTMFSDGLGRGAKAGSPTARIITGMILAFGLIITLSFQSSPVALIVIAQSLTVLIAPVLGVLIVIMANRASIMGELRNKWWQNLFAAIGLIAIIASSIRLITTLIG
- a CDS encoding recombinase family protein — its product is MGGQRIGYVRVSTLDQNEKRRLDGQVLDRVFTDKASGRDTTRPQLMELLRFARDGDTVVVHSMDRLARNLDDLRALVQNLTLKGVRVEFIKESLVFTGEDSPMANLMLSVMGAFAEFERSLIRERQREGIALAKQRGAYKGRKKTLTPERAPELIQRAGNGVPKALLARDYGISRETVYQYLRHTKLE
- a CDS encoding LysR family transcriptional regulator, whose amino-acid sequence is MDFEIRHLRSFLRVTEVGTFTDAAIELGISQAAVSRNVAALERALGVRLLVRTTRSVELTPAGKRVIGRARHALSALEDLQREASSSKSTLRIGYAWSALGRHTPEFQRRWTAAFPHKDLLLIRTNTPTAGLAEGTTDLAILRRTPEPGTLDFVLTGYEKRYCAMAIEDPLAAKRTVTLAQVSDATLAIDVRTGSTRLDLWPEGTQPVQTVVTNDVDDWLTVIGSGKARGITAESTTHQYRRAGLVYRLVRDAPPVPVYLAWSKTDPPALQTQAAELIRSLYEALEITPGAGNASR
- a CDS encoding EamA family transporter encodes the protein MAFPAVGPVGVVAVRQLVAAAVLLPLVRPRIRDFTLSQWWPILLLAFVFGTMNLSLYAAIERIGLGLAVTLEFLGPLAVALATTRNKGSMFCAAIAGAGVVAITQPEASTDYAGIGLALIAASSWAAYILLNRTVGNRIPGVQGTATATGVSAALFLPIGLTVFITQRPDAATVLCAIVAGLLASVVPYIADLVALRSVPAHLFGVLMSINPVFAAAIGAIALNEELGAVEWAGIVLIVGANAFALRLRR
- a CDS encoding branched-chain amino acid transporter permease, which gives rise to MPEPTYILAAVLVSSAITWALRAAPFAVLVPIRHSKLLPYLNENMPVGIMTILVVYTVRHVPPSLTHLTLAAAGGLAVTAALHLWRRNAILSVLGGTAFHVTLASALPTLG